Proteins encoded in a region of the Benincasa hispida cultivar B227 chromosome 2, ASM972705v1, whole genome shotgun sequence genome:
- the LOC120071630 gene encoding calmodulin-binding protein 60 G-like isoform X2: MDPIGAAATNRNKKRRASSDEAPKVQDYAMTSYHSSFPPTCFGAVFEHMVARWWPQIKEPVMGEVLNRIFVETWPKMEHEFRQQVSKEIERMMISRIYSLSPSPSEQHESEEGEVPTTSKTLKLKLCFSNSISPLIFTNNEIKSEHGEPLKVLIHDATNSNTIISTGPSSSALVEFFILGEFDSSKRQDDETPWTSSDFDKSILTPRDGKRPLIIGSDRQLYLQNGVGFVKNLIVTDNSSWMKSKMFRLGARIKDEKSQVQFGRIGEAVSRPFRVMDQRGEGNQKHHPPRREDEIWRLEGISKDGIYHKNLSSQGIKTVGDFLKAYQKNNNPTTLRMMLGKRVLDKTWNMMVKNAEECIVDNVPINDDRTVQANNLAEINQVMGDEAFQGNFGFMQNNFGESNDLPRLRINEGLLDSVVNYRGLRC, encoded by the exons ATGGATCCGATCGGTGCCGCCGCTACTAACAGAAACAAGAAGAGGAGAGCCTCTTCCGATGAAGCTCCAAAGGTTCAAGATTACGCCATGACAAGTTACCATAGCTCTTTTCCTCCAACTTG ttttgGAGCTGTATTTGAGCATATGGTTGCTCGATGGTGGCCTCAAATAAAAGAACCTGTGATGGGAGAAGTACTTAACCGTATCTTTGTCGAAACATGGCCTAAAATGGAACATGAATTTCGCCAACAG GTATCCAAGGAAATAGAGAGGATGATGATCTCTCGCATTTACTCCCTTTCACCATCACCAAG cgAACAACATGAGAGTGAAGAAGGGGAAGTACCTACAACATCTAAAACATTGAAGTTGAAGTTATGCTTTTCCAATTCAATTTCCCCTCTCATTTTCACAAACAACGAGATAAAATCTGAGCATGGTGAGCCACTGAAAGTCTTAATCCATGATGCCACCAACTCCAACACTATCATCTCCACTGGTCCATCGTCGTCTGCCTTAGTCGAGTTCTTCATCCTTGGAGAGTTCGATTCTAGCAAACGACAAGATGACGAAACACCCTGGACATCGAGTGATTTCGACAAAAGCATCTTGACTCCAAGAGATGGTAAACGACCTTTGATCATTGGTAGTGATCGCCAACTTTACCTACAAAACGGAGTTGGCTTCGTCAAGAATCTAATCGTAACTGACAATTCAAGTTGGATGAAATCAAAGATGTTCCGTTTGGGGGCGAGAATCAAAGATGAAAAATCTCAAGTCCAGTTTGGTAGGATTGGAGAAGCTGTTTCTCGACCCTTTAGAGTTATGGATCAACGAGGGGAAG gGAACCAAAAGCATCACCCTCCACGTAGGGAAGATGAAATATGGCGACTCGAAGGGATATCCAAAGATGGTATATATCACAAAAACTTATCGTCCCAAGGCATAAAGACTGTGGGGGATTTCTTGAAGGCttatcaaaaaaataataatcctACAACTCTTAGAATG ATGCTTGGAAAGAGAGTGTTAGACAAGACATGGAACATGATGGTTAAGAATGCTGAGGAATGTATTGTTGATAATGTTCCAATTAATGATGATCGAACCGTTCAG GCCAATAATTTGGCGGAAATTAATCAAGTCATGGGAGATGAAGCTTTCCAAGGAAACTTTGGATTTATGCAAAATAATTTTGGTGAGAGTAATGATCTTCCAAGGTTGCGCATTAATGAGGGATTACTGGACTCTGTGGTTAACTATCGAG GACTACGATGTTGA
- the LOC120072179 gene encoding uncharacterized mitochondrial protein AtMg00810-like gives MIITGDDLQAISNLRRYLGEHFEMKDLGPLNYFLDLQVSSCPDGYYLSQAKYASDFLARSNIIDSAIEPTLLYSDVRLTSFDVPLEDPTLYRQLVDSLIYLIVTHPDIAYAVHVVR, from the coding sequence atgaTTATTACTGGTGATGATCTCCAGGCTATTTCGAATTTACGACGCTATTTAGGAGAAcactttgagatgaaagatctgggACCCCTCAATTACTTTCTCGATCTTCAGGTCTCATCATGCCCTGATGGATACTATTTATCTCAAGCAAAGTATGCATCAGATTTTTTGGCTCGTTCAAATATCATTGATTCTGCCATAGAACCGACACTGTTATATTCTGATGTTCGTCTGACCTCTTTTGATGTTCCCCTCGAGGATCCAACCCTATATAGGCAGCTGGTTGACAGCCTTATCTATTTAATAGTAACTCATCCAGACATTGCTTATGCAGTTCATGTTGTTCGTTAA
- the LOC120071630 gene encoding calmodulin-binding protein 60 G-like isoform X1, with translation MDPIGAAATNRNKKRRASSDEAPKVQDYAMTSYHSSFPPTCFGAVFEHMVARWWPQIKEPVMGEVLNRIFVETWPKMEHEFRQQVSKEIERMMISRIYSLSPSPSEQHESEEGEVPTTSKTLKLKLCFSNSISPLIFTNNEIKSEHGEPLKVLIHDATNSNTIISTGPSSSALVEFFILGEFDSSKRQDDETPWTSSDFDKSILTPRDGKRPLIIGSDRQLYLQNGVGFVKNLIVTDNSSWMKSKMFRLGARIKDEKSQVQFGRIGEAVSRPFRVMDQRGEGNQKHHPPRREDEIWRLEGISKDGIYHKNLSSQGIKTVGDFLKAYQKNNNPTTLRMMLGKRVLDKTWNMMVKNAEECIVDNVPINDDRTVQANNLAEINQVMGDEAFQGNFGFMQNNFGESNDLPRLRINEGLLDSVVNYRAQASNIHEVDDATQYSQIHQTKLLPKPK, from the exons ATGGATCCGATCGGTGCCGCCGCTACTAACAGAAACAAGAAGAGGAGAGCCTCTTCCGATGAAGCTCCAAAGGTTCAAGATTACGCCATGACAAGTTACCATAGCTCTTTTCCTCCAACTTG ttttgGAGCTGTATTTGAGCATATGGTTGCTCGATGGTGGCCTCAAATAAAAGAACCTGTGATGGGAGAAGTACTTAACCGTATCTTTGTCGAAACATGGCCTAAAATGGAACATGAATTTCGCCAACAG GTATCCAAGGAAATAGAGAGGATGATGATCTCTCGCATTTACTCCCTTTCACCATCACCAAG cgAACAACATGAGAGTGAAGAAGGGGAAGTACCTACAACATCTAAAACATTGAAGTTGAAGTTATGCTTTTCCAATTCAATTTCCCCTCTCATTTTCACAAACAACGAGATAAAATCTGAGCATGGTGAGCCACTGAAAGTCTTAATCCATGATGCCACCAACTCCAACACTATCATCTCCACTGGTCCATCGTCGTCTGCCTTAGTCGAGTTCTTCATCCTTGGAGAGTTCGATTCTAGCAAACGACAAGATGACGAAACACCCTGGACATCGAGTGATTTCGACAAAAGCATCTTGACTCCAAGAGATGGTAAACGACCTTTGATCATTGGTAGTGATCGCCAACTTTACCTACAAAACGGAGTTGGCTTCGTCAAGAATCTAATCGTAACTGACAATTCAAGTTGGATGAAATCAAAGATGTTCCGTTTGGGGGCGAGAATCAAAGATGAAAAATCTCAAGTCCAGTTTGGTAGGATTGGAGAAGCTGTTTCTCGACCCTTTAGAGTTATGGATCAACGAGGGGAAG gGAACCAAAAGCATCACCCTCCACGTAGGGAAGATGAAATATGGCGACTCGAAGGGATATCCAAAGATGGTATATATCACAAAAACTTATCGTCCCAAGGCATAAAGACTGTGGGGGATTTCTTGAAGGCttatcaaaaaaataataatcctACAACTCTTAGAATG ATGCTTGGAAAGAGAGTGTTAGACAAGACATGGAACATGATGGTTAAGAATGCTGAGGAATGTATTGTTGATAATGTTCCAATTAATGATGATCGAACCGTTCAG GCCAATAATTTGGCGGAAATTAATCAAGTCATGGGAGATGAAGCTTTCCAAGGAAACTTTGGATTTATGCAAAATAATTTTGGTGAGAGTAATGATCTTCCAAGGTTGCGCATTAATGAGGGATTACTGGACTCTGTGGTTAACTATCGAG CTCAAGCTTCAAACATTCATGAAGTGGATGATGCAACCCAGTACTCTCAAATACATCAGACCAAGTTATTGCCAAAACCCAAGTGA